The Primulina tabacum isolate GXHZ01 chromosome 7, ASM2559414v2, whole genome shotgun sequence genome includes a window with the following:
- the LOC142551365 gene encoding LOW QUALITY PROTEIN: mitotic spindle checkpoint protein BUBR1 (The sequence of the model RefSeq protein was modified relative to this genomic sequence to represent the inferred CDS: deleted 1 base in 1 codon), whose product MEESSVNFVASMEPMLDPESQFLVSKGETGHEWELFKENVRPLKRGRNVNLLNQALKFHSHSHLKKSLLHNRRRLIEAIDQYEGDDPLQPWIECIKWVQEAFPPGGDYSGLVVIYEQCVRTFWHEHRYKDDLRYLKVWLEYAENCVDAEVIYNFLEANKIGQTHAQFYISYGLLMEHKHKTKTANDIYNRGISMNAQPVEKLKAAYKKFLSRSMRHMKTKEEDAMGDNLPARSFGTVLAKEGTGNQSSESSDLFRKKLKVDRAHGNTLSIYKDNSSGPTSGHQVEMSHLDMKQWHSLGPLAERNKENNAIPSKWTSNKIPQKPGQRTGRPAPGPCIEIFVDEECLEQNKADNESEKSSVLHLRPGDGKDLKKETELLRENPLRNFPPSSLPR is encoded by the exons ATGGAGGAGAGCAGCGTCAATTTTGTTGCATCAATGGAGCCGATGTTAGATCCAGAGTCTCAGTTTCTGGTGTCGAAGGGAGAGACTGGTCACGAGTGGGAGCTCTTCAAAGAAAATGTCCGCCCTCTGAAGAGAGGTCGCAACGTCAATTTGCTCAACCAAGCCCTAAAATTCCATTCACATTCCCATTTAAAGAAATCCTTACTTCACAATCGAAG GAGGTTGATTGAAGCGATTGACCAGTACGAAGGCGACGATCCACTTCAGCCATGGATCGA GTGCATCAAATGGGTTCAAGAGGCTTTCCCTCCGGGTGGTGACTATTCAGGACTTGTTGTGATTTATGAGCAATGCGTTCGCACTTTTTGGCATGAACATCGGTATAAGGACGATCTTAGATACCTGAAAGTTTGGTTGGAATAT GCTGAAAATTGTGTAGATGCTGAAGTCATATACAACTTTTTAGAGGCAAACAAAATTGGACAGACACACGCACAATTCTACATATCATACGGTTTGCTCATGGAACACAAGCATAAAACTAAAACTGCGAATGACATCTACAATCGTGGGATATCAAT GAATGCTCAACCTGTTGAAAAATTGAAGGCAGCCTACAAGAAATTTCTCTCTCGTTCGATGAGACATATGAAAACTAAAGAA GAGGATGCAATGGGAGACAACTTACCA GCTCGGAGTTTTGGAACTGTGTTGGCTAAAGAAGGAA CAGGAAACCAATCTTCAGAGAGTTCTGATCTTTTCAGAAAAAAATTGAAGGTTGACAG GGCTCATGGAAACACGCTATCAATTTACAAAGACAACAGCAGTGGTCCAACATCGGGTCATCAGGTTGAGATGTCACATTTAGACATGAAGCAATGGCACTCGCTTGGTCCTCTAGCAGAAAGAAACAAAGAGAACAATGCAATTCCTTCTAAGTGGACATCGAATAAG ATTCCTCAGAAACCTGGTCAAAGAACGGGAAGACCAGCTCCAGGCCCATGCATTGAGATATTTGTGGATGAGGAATGCTTAGA ACAAAATAAAGCAGACAATGAGAGCGAAAAGTCTTCAGTTCTGCATCTCCGGCCCGGAGATGGTAAAGATCTTAAGAA GGAAACAGAACTTTTGAGGGAGAATCCATTACGCAATTTCCCTCCAAGTTCTCTTCCGCGATGA
- the LOC142551366 gene encoding uncharacterized protein LOC142551366: MIETGVTDNELIGWENLLDNVPDELGFDLFDDQGAATASGADSMDSCLSIEDIEQYLMNDESNSDKPVEERHDALTNDFFSDLFLDSPHGSWFVSENLSKDSSSSPDSVVAEEEREDSSGEKNNLLASPDSVVVEAREEEREEDSYHEKNYTQINEDKGGDDGETDDHVDKKRKRLIRNRDAAVRSRERKKMYLKDLELKSKYCEAECKRLGTLLQCCLAENQALRLSLHNSKAYDASRNKQESAVLLLESLLLGSLLGYLGIIYLLVLDSQFLTNLEVALREEVDDEEWESIVTRKLVMEPCKIQLFDLFMMSKRCKASRPRMRLRIIESSSCLLSKTPRIPVFSLVS, encoded by the exons ATGATCGAGACTGGAGTTACCGATAATGAGCTAATTGGTTGGGAAAATTTGTTGGATAACGTCCCAGATGAGTTGGGTTTCGATTTGTTTGATGACCAAGGCGCCGCCACCGCCTCAGGTGCAGATAGTATGGATTCTTGTTTGTCGATCGAGGACATCGAGCAATACCTTATGAATGACGAGTCCAATTCCGATAAACCAGTGGAAGAACGCCACGATGCTTTGACGAATGATTTTTTCTCGGACTTGTTTTTGGATTCGCCGCATGGGTCCTGGTTTGTGTCGGAGAATCTCTCTAAGGATTCGTCCTCCAGCCCTGACTCGGTGGTGGCGGAAGAAGAGAGAGAGGACAGCTCCGGTGAGAAAAACAATTTGTTAGCCAGCCCTGACTCGGTGGTGGTTGAGGCGCGAGAAGAAGAGAGAGAGGAGGATAGCTACCATGAGAAAAATTATACGCAGATCAACGAGGATAAAGGTGGTGATGACGGAGAAACTGACGACCACGTTGACAAAAAACGCAAAAG GCTAATCAGGAACCGAGATGCGGCTGTGAGATCACGGGAAAGGAAGAAGATGTACCTGAAGGATCTTGAATTGAAGAGTAAGTACTGTGAAGCAGAATGTAAGAGGCTTGGGACTTTGCTCCAATGCTGTCTTGCTGAGAATCAAGCATTACGGCTTTCCTTGCACAATAGTAAGGCATATGATGCTTCCAGGAACAAGCAGGAGTCTGCTGTGCTCTTGTTGG AATCCCTGCTGTTGGGTTCCCTGCTTGGTTACCTGGGCATCATATACCTTCTAGTTCTGGACAGCCAGTTCCTGACAAATCTGGAAGTGGCTCTTCGCGAAGAAGTGGACGACGAAGAGTGGGAAAGCATCGTGACAAGAAAATTGGTGATGGAGCCGTGTAAAATCCAACtgtttgatttatttatgaTGAGCAAAAGATGCAAAGCTTCAAGACCAAGGATGCGGTTAAGGATCATAGAATCCAGCAGTTGCCTTCTATCCAAGACTCCTAGAATTCCTGTTTTTTCACTAGTTAGTTAA